One genomic window of Methanosarcina acetivorans C2A includes the following:
- the cofC gene encoding 2-phospho-L-lactate guanylyltransferase, producing the protein MRAVIPYKKAGAKSRLSPVLSLEEREEFVELMLNQVIDSLRGAGIEKIDILSPSVYGLEDMTKARVLLDEDDLNEALNRYLAGSEEPVLIVMADLPLLAPAHIKGISSTEKDVCIVPGKGGGTNALFIKNPSRYRVKYYGSSFLTHCSIATDTGQNFEIYDSFLAGTDIDEPEDLVELLIHGKGPAKEYISRKFRLEVSRGRVGLVLL; encoded by the coding sequence ATGAGAGCCGTAATCCCCTACAAGAAAGCCGGCGCAAAATCCAGGCTGTCGCCTGTCCTTAGCCTGGAAGAGAGGGAAGAGTTTGTAGAACTCATGCTTAATCAGGTAATCGATTCTCTAAGAGGTGCCGGAATTGAAAAAATCGATATCCTCAGCCCTTCTGTCTATGGACTCGAGGATATGACAAAAGCGAGAGTTCTGCTGGACGAAGATGACCTGAACGAAGCCCTCAACAGGTACCTCGCAGGCTCGGAAGAGCCTGTCCTGATCGTAATGGCCGACCTGCCTTTACTCGCCCCTGCCCATATAAAAGGGATAAGTTCAACTGAAAAGGATGTATGCATCGTCCCGGGAAAAGGCGGGGGTACGAACGCCCTGTTTATCAAGAACCCTTCCAGATACAGGGTAAAGTATTACGGCTCAAGTTTTTTGACCCACTGTTCCATTGCAACGGACACCGGCCAGAATTTTGAAATATATGACTCCTTCCTCGCAGGCACGGATATAGACGAGCCCGAAGACCTCGTAGAACTTCTCATCCACGGAAAAGGCCCTGCAAAAGAGTATATCAGCCGAAAATTCCGCCTGGAAGTCAGCCGGGGAAGAGTCGGGCTGGTTCTGCTTTAA
- a CDS encoding 4Fe-4S binding protein, with product MVKDHDLLLKLTGELVSVNINRYKCGYCGACVGVCPKGALELVETWIEVDESTCIKCGICDRICPVGAIEVMK from the coding sequence ATGGTTAAAGATCATGACTTACTTTTAAAATTGACAGGTGAGCTGGTGAGCGTCAACATAAACAGATATAAATGTGGATACTGTGGGGCTTGTGTGGGAGTTTGCCCAAAGGGAGCACTCGAACTTGTGGAGACCTGGATTGAAGTAGATGAAAGTACGTGCATAAAATGCGGGATATGTGATCGTATCTGCCCTGTGGGAGCAATTGAGGTAATGAAATGA
- the cofH gene encoding 7,8-didemethyl-8-hydroxy-5-deazariboflavin synthase subunit CofH: MYMKKPAIPDDVIERVQQGKCTKEDALLLLEGNPFELFELANKLRASTVGDVVSYVVNRNIYITNKCVGTCGFCAYRTDEGYILSIEEILKQTEEAREAGAVEVCVQGGYTPEADMEFYLEIIEAIKSGFPDICIHALSPMEVNYAAGLSGMSVEDALRKLKKCGLDSLTGTSAEILSDRVRKIICPGKITTQQWVDTVTAAHRAGISTNSTIMYGHVETLEERLDHVFTIREIQKETGGISELIPMSFLPYNNPIGEKMMASGKFTSTGLEDLQLIAISRIILHTHVNNIQATWVKLGKKLAQFALQCGANDLGGTLMEDQISTASGGSYGEYVSPAEFEWMIKGAGRVPIQRDTLYRKVEPRLPASEGLLPGYVKPKMGSKE; encoded by the coding sequence ATGTACATGAAAAAACCGGCAATTCCGGATGATGTCATTGAAAGGGTGCAGCAGGGAAAATGCACTAAAGAAGACGCTCTTCTCCTGCTCGAAGGAAATCCTTTTGAGCTTTTTGAGCTTGCCAACAAACTGCGAGCAAGCACGGTAGGCGACGTGGTCAGTTATGTGGTTAACAGGAATATCTATATCACAAACAAATGCGTCGGGACCTGCGGGTTCTGTGCCTACAGGACAGATGAAGGGTATATCCTGAGTATTGAAGAAATTCTGAAACAAACGGAAGAGGCAAGAGAAGCCGGAGCTGTCGAGGTCTGCGTTCAGGGAGGGTACACCCCTGAAGCTGATATGGAATTCTATCTTGAGATTATAGAGGCCATTAAGTCCGGTTTCCCTGATATCTGTATCCATGCCCTGTCCCCGATGGAAGTAAACTATGCAGCAGGGCTTTCCGGTATGTCCGTGGAAGATGCCCTGCGTAAACTGAAAAAATGCGGGCTTGATTCCCTCACCGGAACATCCGCCGAGATCCTTTCCGACAGGGTGAGAAAAATTATCTGTCCCGGAAAAATCACTACCCAGCAGTGGGTCGATACCGTAACTGCGGCACACAGGGCAGGGATTTCCACCAATTCCACTATCATGTACGGGCACGTAGAAACCCTGGAAGAACGCCTTGACCACGTCTTCACCATCCGCGAAATCCAGAAAGAGACCGGCGGCATTTCGGAGCTCATCCCCATGTCTTTTTTGCCTTACAACAACCCCATAGGGGAAAAAATGATGGCCTCAGGAAAATTCACCAGCACAGGGCTTGAAGATCTCCAGCTTATAGCCATTTCTCGCATAATTCTACATACCCATGTAAACAATATTCAGGCCACCTGGGTAAAATTAGGGAAAAAGCTTGCCCAGTTTGCTCTGCAGTGCGGAGCCAACGACCTTGGAGGCACCCTTATGGAAGACCAGATCTCAACAGCTTCCGGGGGCAGCTATGGAGAATACGTATCTCCTGCCGAATTTGAATGGATGATAAAAGGGGCAGGAAGAGTCCCCATACAGAGAGATACCCTCTATCGGAAGGTAGAACCGAGGTTACCTGCTAGTGAAGGCTTGCTTCCGGGTTATGTAAAGCCAAAGATGGGCAGTAAAGAATAA
- a CDS encoding digeranylgeranylglycerophospholipid reductase has product MKDIYDVLVIGAGPAGSIAAKTAAEKGLDVLLIEKRQEIGDPVRCAEGVNKEYLKKHVEIDNSWICADLKGSRIYSPNGTKVEMAEEISGGEVGYVLERKIFDRALAEHAAKAGAEVRVKTRATGLIIEDDFVKGARLMNLGKEYEVRAKIVIGADGVESKVGRWAGIDTSLKPIDIETCAQYLIAGADIDPEYCEFYIGNEIAPGGYVWIFPKGEGKANVGVGILGNRTGKFKPRPVDYLNNFVEKKFPNAKIVEMVFGGVPVSGSIEKTSVNGLMLVGDAARQSDPITGGGILNAMDAGKIAGEAAYEAISSGDVSLEKLEEVYEKRWRETTGHDIDMSLIVKNCFINLKDEDLDSLADSLKEVKFESMRLFDLLQALFKANKKLLWDLRVLFKDAAKEVMKNRT; this is encoded by the coding sequence ATGAAGGATATCTATGATGTTCTCGTAATAGGAGCCGGGCCTGCAGGTTCCATTGCTGCAAAAACGGCAGCTGAAAAAGGGCTTGATGTGCTTTTAATCGAAAAGCGCCAGGAAATAGGCGACCCTGTACGCTGTGCCGAAGGAGTAAACAAAGAATATCTCAAGAAACACGTTGAAATTGACAACAGCTGGATCTGCGCTGACCTTAAGGGTTCCCGTATTTATTCTCCTAACGGCACAAAGGTCGAAATGGCAGAAGAAATTTCCGGTGGAGAGGTGGGTTATGTCCTTGAAAGAAAAATATTTGACCGCGCCCTTGCTGAGCATGCTGCAAAAGCCGGAGCAGAGGTCCGGGTAAAGACAAGGGCAACGGGCCTGATCATTGAAGACGACTTCGTGAAGGGCGCAAGGCTCATGAACCTGGGAAAAGAATATGAGGTGAGGGCAAAGATAGTTATAGGTGCAGACGGGGTTGAGTCCAAAGTAGGCAGGTGGGCAGGAATAGATACCTCCCTGAAACCAATCGACATAGAAACCTGCGCCCAGTACCTTATAGCAGGCGCGGACATAGATCCGGAATACTGCGAATTTTATATCGGAAACGAGATCGCCCCTGGCGGCTACGTCTGGATCTTTCCGAAGGGGGAGGGTAAAGCCAATGTGGGAGTAGGTATTCTCGGGAACAGGACAGGTAAGTTCAAACCCAGACCTGTCGATTACCTCAATAATTTCGTAGAGAAAAAATTCCCCAACGCCAAGATCGTAGAAATGGTCTTCGGAGGAGTCCCGGTTTCGGGAAGCATTGAAAAAACTTCCGTAAACGGCTTAATGCTTGTCGGAGATGCGGCCCGCCAGTCCGACCCGATCACAGGCGGTGGGATCCTCAACGCAATGGACGCAGGAAAGATTGCAGGGGAAGCCGCTTACGAAGCCATCTCCTCAGGGGACGTTTCTCTTGAAAAGCTTGAAGAAGTTTATGAAAAACGCTGGAGGGAAACTACCGGGCATGACATAGACATGAGCCTCATCGTGAAGAACTGTTTTATCAACCTCAAGGACGAGGATCTGGATTCCCTTGCCGATTCCCTCAAGGAAGTAAAGTTCGAGAGTATGAGACTTTTTGACCTCCTGCAGGCGCTCTTCAAAGCCAACAAAAAACTGCTCTGGGACCTTCGCGTACTTTTCAAGGACGCAGCAAAAGAAGTGATGAAGAACAGGACATAA
- the cofH gene encoding 5-amino-6-(D-ribitylamino)uracil--L-tyrosine 4-hydroxyphenyl transferase CofH: protein MNSKIPEDLMERAYQGKCTKEDALQLLEVPPFELFRFADELRDLAVGDTVTYVVNRNINFTSRCVGTCGFCAFRTNNGKVLSIEEIMEKVRDAEKANATEVCIQGGLLPEVGLDFYQGIAEAIKAEFPEMHIHSFSPMEVYHASRISEIPVKEALRRLKRSGLDTMPGTAAEILSDRVRKIICPSKLKTAEWVEVVRQAHAAGIPTTATMMYGHVETREERIDHMLIIRDIQKETGGITEFVPLPFMPYNNPVGEKMIREGRYATPGLEDLKIYAVSRILFHGHVDNIQASWVKLGKKLAQFSLHCGTNDLGGTLMEESISRSAGACHGEMITVDELEWMIHGAGRIPKERTTLYRRVELASGNLRKISGCGAYE from the coding sequence ATGAACAGCAAAATTCCCGAAGACCTCATGGAACGCGCATACCAGGGGAAGTGCACAAAAGAAGACGCGCTGCAGCTCCTGGAAGTACCTCCTTTCGAACTTTTCAGGTTTGCAGATGAGCTCCGCGACCTGGCAGTAGGGGACACAGTGACTTACGTTGTGAACAGGAACATAAATTTCACAAGCCGCTGTGTAGGAACATGCGGGTTCTGTGCATTCAGGACAAATAACGGTAAAGTCCTCAGCATCGAAGAAATTATGGAAAAGGTCAGAGACGCCGAGAAGGCAAATGCAACCGAGGTCTGTATCCAGGGAGGGCTGCTCCCGGAAGTGGGCCTGGACTTTTACCAGGGGATTGCCGAAGCCATTAAAGCCGAATTCCCGGAAATGCATATCCACTCTTTTTCGCCGATGGAGGTTTACCACGCTTCCCGCATCAGTGAAATCCCGGTAAAAGAAGCCCTCAGGAGGCTCAAAAGAAGCGGGCTTGATACCATGCCCGGGACAGCAGCCGAAATTCTCTCGGACCGTGTGCGGAAAATAATCTGCCCTTCAAAACTCAAGACCGCAGAATGGGTAGAGGTTGTCCGGCAGGCGCATGCAGCAGGCATTCCGACCACTGCGACCATGATGTACGGACATGTTGAAACCCGGGAAGAGAGAATCGATCACATGCTGATCATCAGGGATATCCAGAAAGAGACCGGAGGAATTACTGAGTTTGTGCCCCTGCCTTTTATGCCCTACAACAATCCCGTAGGAGAAAAAATGATTCGGGAAGGCCGCTATGCCACTCCGGGTCTTGAAGACCTGAAAATCTATGCAGTATCCCGAATCCTCTTCCATGGGCACGTGGACAATATCCAGGCAAGCTGGGTGAAACTCGGGAAGAAACTTGCCCAGTTTTCTCTCCACTGCGGAACCAATGACCTGGGCGGAACCCTTATGGAAGAAAGCATCTCCAGGTCCGCAGGGGCCTGCCACGGGGAAATGATCACCGTAGACGAACTGGAATGGATGATCCACGGAGCCGGCAGGATCCCTAAAGAGAGAACTACTCTGTACAGGAGAGTTGAGCTTGCTTCCGGAAATCTGCGAAAAATTTCCGGGTGTGGAGCTTACGAATAA
- the tes gene encoding tetraether lipid synthase Tes, which produces MKQIKSVCPECKKVLDANLFQENGKIMLEKTCPEHGTFSDLYWSDDELYDRFNRYYYVGNGVSNEEISSYHGCPWDCGICSEHKTGTLLANIDVTNRCNLNCPICFANAKASGFVYEPDFEQIRKMMLTLRNEKPVPCYAVQFAGGEPTVREDLPEIIETARELGFAQVQIATNGVRLAKSQDYCKALKTAGLHTVYLSFDGVSEEPYRVMRGFNAFPVKQKVLENCRQTGLQSVVLVPTLAKDVNAHQVGDIVRFAARNVDVVKGVNFQPVAFTGRIDQVLRKERRITIPDLAALLEEQTEGEIPRDAWYPASAAVPISRFLTAVKKIPLPEFTVHPLCGAATYVFEEEGRLIPISEFVDVEGVLEFLESVTPEFKGSGSNSMKVAKVLCKLPRYIDETRSPKNLNVIFLISSFLKTGAREQLAQFHQKTLFLGAMHFQDPYNLDLERIKHCGIHYATPDGKVIPFCTYNNFHREGVEARYSKPYRKVMKFEEESFEVH; this is translated from the coding sequence ATGAAACAGATAAAGTCTGTTTGTCCGGAATGTAAAAAGGTGCTTGATGCTAATCTGTTCCAAGAAAACGGAAAAATAATGCTGGAAAAGACCTGCCCTGAACATGGGACCTTCTCAGATCTTTACTGGTCGGATGACGAACTTTACGATCGGTTCAACCGCTATTATTATGTCGGTAATGGAGTCTCCAATGAGGAAATTTCTTCTTATCATGGCTGTCCTTGGGACTGTGGAATTTGCTCTGAACACAAAACCGGGACCCTACTCGCAAATATTGACGTCACCAATCGTTGCAACCTCAATTGTCCAATATGCTTTGCCAATGCTAAAGCCAGCGGTTTTGTATATGAGCCGGACTTTGAACAGATCCGGAAAATGATGTTGACTCTCCGAAACGAAAAACCGGTTCCATGCTATGCAGTCCAGTTTGCGGGAGGAGAACCCACAGTCCGGGAGGACCTGCCTGAGATTATCGAAACAGCCCGAGAACTCGGATTTGCACAGGTTCAGATCGCAACTAATGGTGTCCGGCTCGCAAAAAGCCAGGATTACTGCAAAGCTTTGAAGACCGCAGGTCTACATACAGTATACTTATCCTTTGACGGGGTCTCCGAGGAACCATACAGGGTGATGCGGGGATTTAATGCCTTTCCTGTAAAACAAAAAGTCCTTGAGAACTGCAGGCAGACCGGTCTGCAAAGTGTCGTACTCGTGCCTACCTTGGCAAAGGACGTTAATGCGCACCAGGTTGGGGACATTGTCCGTTTTGCAGCCAGGAATGTGGACGTGGTAAAAGGAGTTAACTTCCAACCGGTAGCGTTTACTGGACGTATTGACCAAGTCCTGCGCAAAGAACGGAGAATAACAATTCCCGATCTTGCAGCCCTTTTGGAAGAACAAACAGAAGGGGAAATTCCTCGTGATGCCTGGTATCCCGCATCTGCTGCAGTGCCCATAAGCCGATTCCTGACTGCGGTGAAAAAGATTCCGCTTCCCGAGTTTACTGTACATCCACTCTGCGGAGCTGCCACTTATGTCTTTGAAGAGGAAGGCAGACTAATTCCGATAAGTGAGTTTGTAGATGTTGAAGGGGTTCTTGAGTTCCTTGAGAGCGTTACTCCCGAATTTAAGGGATCAGGCTCTAATTCTATGAAAGTTGCAAAAGTTCTCTGTAAACTCCCGCGCTATATCGATGAAACAAGAAGCCCAAAAAATCTTAATGTAATCTTCCTGATAAGCAGCTTTCTTAAAACAGGTGCAAGAGAACAGCTTGCTCAGTTTCACCAAAAAACACTTTTTCTCGGAGCTATGCACTTTCAGGATCCCTACAACCTGGACCTGGAAAGGATCAAACACTGCGGAATCCACTATGCTACCCCTGATGGAAAAGTCATTCCCTTCTGCACTTATAACAATTTTCACAGAGAAGGGGTCGAAGCAAGGTATTCAAAACCGTATAGAAAAGTTATGAAGTTTGAGGAGGAATCTTTTGAAGTCCATTAA
- a CDS encoding TetR/AcrR family transcriptional regulator, whose translation MRSFTDEEREIIKRKIIDRGKDCFARYGIKKTGIEDLTEGLGIAKSSFYSFFNSKEDLFLQIFKEEKEALKDSVLANSFLKYRTEPDKAIRAYLRYVLYIVDNHPIWRKFFIEKGHLRLTIFQSSDEEIKNIHGDNLAIILPFFEEWAASGLLIDKPARILAETTNAVLYFIYFRNEIEGDDFSEIMDTFIDMLAEYIIKKDNA comes from the coding sequence GTGCGATCTTTTACGGATGAAGAAAGAGAGATCATAAAAAGAAAAATCATAGACCGGGGAAAGGACTGCTTTGCCAGGTACGGGATTAAGAAAACAGGCATTGAAGACCTTACTGAGGGCCTGGGGATTGCAAAGAGTTCTTTTTATTCCTTTTTTAACAGCAAGGAAGATCTTTTTCTGCAGATCTTTAAGGAGGAAAAAGAGGCTTTAAAGGACAGTGTACTCGCAAATTCCTTCCTAAAATATAGAACGGAACCCGATAAAGCTATCAGGGCTTATCTCCGGTATGTGTTGTATATCGTAGATAACCATCCGATCTGGAGAAAATTTTTCATTGAGAAAGGGCACCTTAGATTGACGATTTTCCAGTCTTCTGATGAAGAAATTAAGAATATTCATGGAGACAATCTGGCAATAATTCTACCTTTTTTTGAGGAATGGGCAGCTTCAGGGCTCCTGATCGATAAACCTGCTAGGATTCTTGCCGAAACCACAAATGCAGTCCTTTATTTCATCTACTTCAGGAACGAAATTGAGGGCGATGACTTTTCTGAAATTATGGATACCTTTATTGACATGCTGGCAGAATACATTATAAAAAAAGATAATGCGTAA